One Streptomyces sp. P9-A2 DNA window includes the following coding sequences:
- a CDS encoding aldo/keto reductase, with protein MISIPNHTLNDGTTIPALGLGTWPMDDAQAEQSVTTALEMGYRLVDTATNYRNETGVGRAVARAGVPREEVVVTTKLPGRHHGYEETLASFEESRARLGLEYVDLYLIHWPLPRVGRYVDSWKAMIKLREDGLVRSIGVSNFTPAHIERLEKETGVLPSVNQVELHPFFPQEELRSHHADKGVLVESWSPLGRGSQLLDDLAVVAVAEAHGVTPAQAVLRWHIQLGVLPVPKSADPERQRANLDVFGFTLDDAQMHTLTDRSHRRIGGDPKVHEEF; from the coding sequence GTGATCAGCATCCCGAACCACACACTCAATGACGGCACGACGATCCCCGCCCTGGGTCTGGGCACCTGGCCGATGGACGACGCTCAGGCCGAGCAGTCCGTGACCACGGCCCTGGAAATGGGATACCGCCTCGTCGACACCGCGACGAACTATCGCAACGAGACCGGTGTCGGCCGTGCCGTGGCCCGTGCCGGCGTGCCGCGCGAGGAGGTCGTCGTGACGACGAAGCTCCCCGGCCGCCACCACGGCTACGAGGAGACCCTCGCCTCCTTCGAGGAGTCCCGCGCGCGGCTCGGCCTGGAGTACGTCGACCTGTATCTGATCCACTGGCCGCTCCCCCGGGTCGGCAGGTACGTCGACTCCTGGAAGGCCATGATCAAGCTGCGCGAGGACGGTCTCGTACGGTCGATCGGCGTCTCCAACTTCACGCCCGCCCACATCGAGCGGCTGGAGAAGGAGACCGGGGTGCTGCCCTCGGTCAACCAGGTCGAGCTGCACCCGTTCTTCCCCCAGGAGGAGCTGCGCTCCCACCACGCGGACAAGGGAGTGCTCGTCGAGAGCTGGAGTCCGCTGGGCCGGGGTTCGCAGCTCCTGGACGACCTTGCCGTGGTCGCCGTCGCCGAGGCCCACGGGGTCACCCCGGCCCAGGCGGTGCTGCGCTGGCACATCCAGCTCGGGGTGCTGCCCGTGCCCAAGTCGGCCGACCCCGAGCGGCAGCGCGCCAACCTCGATGTCTTCGGCTTCACGCTGGACGACGCCCAGATGCACACCCTCACGGACCGGTCCCACCGGCGGATCGGCGGGGATCCAAAGGTGCATGAGGAGTTCTGA
- a CDS encoding peroxiredoxin: MSAIPEKGDTVEDFALPDGTGTVRRLSELLAEGPVVLFFYPAALTAGCTAQACHFRDLAAEFAAAGARPVGVSGDAVERQAEFAGRHSLGMPLLSDADGAVRERFGVKRGISLAPTKRVTFVIGQDRTVLEVVRSELRMNVHADRALAALHDHRT; this comes from the coding sequence ATGAGCGCAATCCCGGAGAAGGGCGACACGGTCGAGGACTTCGCGCTGCCGGACGGGACGGGTACCGTCCGCAGGCTGTCGGAGCTGCTCGCCGAGGGGCCCGTGGTGCTGTTCTTCTATCCGGCCGCGCTGACCGCCGGCTGCACCGCGCAGGCCTGTCACTTCCGTGACCTGGCAGCCGAGTTCGCCGCGGCCGGCGCACGGCCGGTGGGCGTCAGCGGTGACGCCGTCGAACGGCAGGCGGAGTTCGCCGGACGGCACTCGCTCGGCATGCCCCTGCTGTCCGACGCCGACGGCGCCGTCCGTGAGCGGTTCGGGGTGAAGAGGGGAATCTCCCTGGCGCCCACCAAGCGCGTCACCTTCGTCATCGGGCAGGACCGCACCGTTCTCGAGGTCGTGCGCAGCGAACTGCGGATGAACGTGCACGCCGACCGCGCGCTCGCCGCACTCCACGACCACCGGACGTGA
- a CDS encoding MarR family winged helix-turn-helix transcriptional regulator: MRASSVPDIPASPEVAEIERALTRVTYLGSRARQHERLMAMAGVPLDRAAVALLRQAADIEPLRPGELAARLGVEASHVTRTVQQLQKSGHVIRVPDPDDRRAHRVELTETGREAITRIREVGARAMQVALSDWSPAELRQLATLFHRMVDDFLAHAAEEETEPRGTTPAGAA; this comes from the coding sequence ATGCGCGCATCCTCGGTACCCGACATCCCCGCCTCACCGGAAGTGGCCGAGATCGAGCGTGCGCTCACGCGTGTCACCTATCTGGGCTCCCGCGCCCGCCAGCACGAACGGCTGATGGCCATGGCGGGCGTCCCCCTGGACCGTGCGGCCGTCGCGCTGCTGCGGCAGGCGGCCGACATCGAACCGCTGCGGCCGGGCGAACTGGCCGCCCGCCTGGGCGTCGAGGCGTCGCACGTCACCCGCACCGTGCAGCAACTGCAGAAATCCGGCCACGTCATCCGGGTCCCGGATCCCGACGACCGCCGCGCCCACCGCGTCGAACTCACCGAGACGGGCCGGGAGGCCATCACCCGCATCCGTGAGGTCGGGGCGCGGGCCATGCAGGTGGCTCTCTCCGACTGGTCCCCGGCGGAACTGCGGCAGCTCGCCACGCTCTTCCACCGCATGGTCGACGACTTCCTCGCCCACGCCGCCGAAGAGGAAACGGAACCGCGCGGCACCACCCCGGCCGGAGCCGCCTGA
- a CDS encoding NPP1 family protein, translated as MSSSTFRTHRRRWLTGLAGAFAFVIAFPATAFAAPPPALPASADALDRTYQPAYDYDTDGCYPTPAIGPDGAINPGLNPTGALNGNCRDAPDLDSTNGYSRSKCNNGWCAIVYALYFEKDQALPGVSLGGHRHDWEHVVVWVQNDTAQYVSTSNHGSFSIHARSAVRFDGAHPKIVYHKDGISTHCFRLASAGDEPPENHKGTWQYPALVGWNGYPAGLRDKLVQHNFGSANFGLKDGSFASHLAAAKPSGIPFDPNA; from the coding sequence GTGTCGTCCAGCACCTTCCGAACTCACCGCAGGAGATGGCTGACCGGTCTCGCCGGCGCCTTCGCCTTCGTCATCGCCTTCCCCGCCACCGCCTTCGCCGCACCACCGCCGGCCCTGCCGGCCTCCGCCGACGCTCTCGACCGGACGTACCAGCCCGCCTACGACTACGACACCGACGGGTGCTACCCCACCCCCGCGATCGGTCCGGACGGCGCGATCAACCCCGGGCTCAACCCGACGGGCGCCCTCAACGGCAACTGCCGTGACGCCCCGGACCTGGACAGCACCAACGGCTACTCGCGTTCGAAGTGCAACAACGGCTGGTGCGCCATCGTCTACGCCCTGTACTTCGAGAAGGACCAGGCCCTTCCGGGCGTCAGCCTCGGCGGCCACCGCCACGACTGGGAGCACGTCGTGGTGTGGGTGCAGAACGACACGGCCCAGTACGTCTCCACCTCCAACCACGGCTCGTTCTCGATCCATGCGAGGTCGGCGGTCCGCTTCGACGGGGCGCACCCGAAGATCGTCTACCACAAGGACGGCATCAGCACGCACTGCTTCCGGCTCGCGAGCGCGGGCGACGAACCGCCGGAGAACCACAAGGGCACCTGGCAGTACCCGGCTCTGGTCGGCTGGAACGGATATCCGGCCGGGCTGCGCGACAAGCTCGTCCAGCACAACTTCGGCAGTGCGAACTTCGGCCTCAAGGACGGGAGTTTCGCCTCCCATCTCGCCGCGGCGAAGCCGTCGGGCATCCCGTTCGACCCGAACGCCTGA
- the hemC gene encoding hydroxymethylbilane synthase produces MSVPELIRVVSRDSPMALAQVERVRANLADALPGVRTVVVPVRTTGDKWLGDLAQVEGKGAFTKEVDAALLTGEADLAVHCVKDVPADRPLPAGTVFAAFLKRDDVRDALVHLDGLTLDELPAGSRIGTSSVRRVAQLAASHPHLRCVPFRGNANRRLAKLAAGEADALLLAVSGLERIDRRDVISELLSPETMMPPIGAGVLALQCREDDTDLIDAVSALGHPDTHRETTAERMFLHVLQGHCNSPIAGYARVDRSGELSLRACVFTPDGKVRLNAHEWAGPLDPATLGISVAVALLRQGAREVIDGIPH; encoded by the coding sequence ATGTCCGTCCCCGAACTGATCCGTGTCGTCTCCCGCGACTCGCCCATGGCGCTTGCCCAAGTGGAGCGTGTCCGGGCCAACTTGGCCGACGCCCTGCCCGGTGTGCGTACCGTGGTCGTCCCCGTGCGGACCACCGGCGACAAGTGGCTGGGCGACCTGGCGCAGGTGGAGGGCAAGGGCGCGTTCACCAAGGAGGTCGACGCCGCGCTGCTGACCGGCGAGGCGGATCTCGCGGTGCACTGCGTCAAGGACGTGCCCGCCGACCGCCCGCTCCCCGCGGGCACCGTGTTCGCCGCGTTCCTGAAGCGGGACGACGTCCGTGACGCCCTCGTGCACCTGGACGGACTCACCCTGGACGAGTTGCCGGCCGGGTCCCGGATCGGCACCTCCTCCGTGCGCCGTGTCGCGCAGCTGGCCGCCTCCCATCCACACCTCCGGTGCGTACCGTTCCGCGGCAACGCCAACCGGCGGCTGGCGAAGCTCGCAGCGGGTGAGGCCGACGCGCTGCTGCTCGCGGTCTCCGGCCTGGAACGCATCGACCGCCGCGACGTGATCAGCGAGCTCCTCTCCCCCGAGACGATGATGCCGCCCATCGGCGCGGGCGTTCTCGCGCTCCAGTGCCGTGAGGACGACACGGATCTCATCGACGCGGTCAGTGCCCTCGGCCATCCGGACACGCATCGGGAGACCACCGCCGAGCGGATGTTCCTGCACGTGCTGCAGGGACACTGCAACAGTCCGATCGCCGGGTACGCGCGGGTCGACCGGAGCGGCGAACTGTCACTGCGGGCCTGTGTCTTCACCCCGGACGGCAAGGTACGGCTGAACGCCCACGAGTGGGCCGGCCCGCTGGATCCGGCGACGCTCGGTATCTCGGTCGCGGTCGCCCTGCTGCGTCAGGGCGCCCGCGAGGTCATCGACGGGATCCCGCACTGA
- a CDS encoding RNA polymerase sigma factor SigF: protein MRIAGSTTKPHPHHDAPDTAQDFVRLTRLPQGPERKALRDALVRSWLPMAERIAVRFRGRGEALEDLYQVAALGLVKAVDHYDPARGTAFEAYAVPTVTGEIKRHFRDHMWTLHVPRRVQDLRNRVRHAAKELAQITPGRAPTTAEIAAYAQLTEDEVRTGTEALECFSALSLEAEMPGTDGYALGDSLGGPDPAYDTVVDRVAVRPCLEALPERERLILYLRFFRGMTQSSIAELLGISQMHVSRLLSNCFAQVREELRAEAG, encoded by the coding sequence ATGCGTATCGCCGGCAGCACCACGAAGCCGCATCCTCACCACGACGCCCCGGACACCGCTCAGGACTTCGTCCGCCTCACCCGGCTGCCACAAGGCCCCGAGCGCAAGGCGCTGCGGGACGCACTCGTCCGTTCCTGGCTCCCCATGGCCGAGCGGATCGCCGTGCGCTTCCGCGGGCGCGGCGAGGCGCTGGAGGACCTGTACCAGGTGGCTGCCCTGGGACTGGTCAAGGCCGTCGACCACTACGACCCGGCGCGCGGCACCGCCTTCGAGGCGTACGCCGTGCCGACCGTCACCGGGGAGATCAAACGCCACTTCCGTGACCACATGTGGACCCTGCACGTGCCCCGCCGGGTGCAGGACCTGCGCAACCGGGTGCGGCACGCCGCCAAGGAGCTGGCGCAGATCACTCCCGGCCGGGCCCCGACGACCGCCGAGATCGCCGCGTACGCGCAGCTGACCGAGGACGAGGTGCGCACCGGCACGGAGGCCCTGGAGTGCTTCTCCGCACTGTCTCTGGAGGCGGAGATGCCGGGCACGGACGGCTACGCGCTCGGGGACTCGCTCGGCGGTCCGGACCCCGCGTACGACACGGTCGTCGACCGGGTGGCGGTCCGGCCCTGTCTCGAGGCGCTTCCGGAGCGCGAGCGGCTCATCCTCTATCTGCGGTTCTTCCGGGGCATGACGCAGAGCAGTATCGCCGAGTTGCTCGGCATCTCGCAGATGCACGTGTCCCGCCTGCTCAGCAATTGCTTCGCCCAGGTGCGCGAGGAGTTGCGGGCAGAGGCCGGCTGA
- a CDS encoding VOC family protein → MPSPSGTTDVFSTHSVYGTPCWVSLTSRDLGTTEEFYGAVLGWRWRPVRLGERFRVALADGAPVAGVAAVADMWRMAVAWTPYFAARSADEAVARVQERGGTLAVGPISLPPGRAALLADRDGATFGVWEGELSTDWLSWQRSQPSFVRLHTRDAFDAAIFYGEVFDWGTTGTGRTEVVYEGEEVVLRGDGQVLACIESGALGSAPDPTIRPHWQVHFSVTDVDACVRAAERHGGSVVTLRDSEAVLRDNEGAVFTVTARRGR, encoded by the coding sequence ATGCCCTCCCCCTCCGGCACGACGGACGTCTTCTCGACGCACTCCGTGTACGGGACCCCCTGCTGGGTGAGTCTGACCAGCCGCGATCTGGGGACGACCGAGGAGTTCTACGGTGCCGTGCTGGGCTGGCGGTGGCGCCCGGTCCGGCTGGGTGAGCGGTTCCGGGTCGCCCTGGCGGACGGCGCACCGGTGGCGGGCGTCGCCGCGGTCGCCGACATGTGGCGGATGGCCGTGGCCTGGACCCCGTACTTCGCGGCGCGCAGCGCGGACGAGGCGGTGGCGCGGGTGCAGGAACGCGGCGGCACTCTGGCGGTCGGCCCGATCTCACTGCCCCCGGGGCGCGCGGCACTGCTGGCCGACCGGGACGGCGCGACCTTCGGGGTGTGGGAGGGCGAGCTGTCCACCGACTGGCTCAGCTGGCAGCGGTCCCAGCCCTCCTTCGTCAGGCTGCACACCCGGGATGCCTTCGACGCCGCCATCTTCTACGGCGAGGTCTTCGACTGGGGTACGACGGGGACGGGCCGCACGGAGGTCGTCTACGAAGGCGAGGAGGTGGTGCTGCGCGGGGACGGGCAGGTCCTCGCCTGCATCGAGTCGGGGGCGCTGGGATCGGCGCCCGATCCGACGATCAGGCCGCACTGGCAGGTGCACTTCAGCGTGACGGACGTGGACGCCTGCGTCCGCGCGGCCGAGCGGCACGGCGGCAGCGTGGTGACCCTGCGTGACAGCGAGGCCGTACTGCGCGACAACGAGGGCGCCGTGTTCACGGTGACCGCGCGCCGGGGCCGCTGA